A section of the Deinococcus cellulosilyticus NBRC 106333 = KACC 11606 genome encodes:
- the lepB gene encoding signal peptidase I has translation MLKRFLKEWVLLTFLPLYLLLTFVVTFGTVSGDSMAPTLHEGERVLVLKYARWFSAWGLSRSFPQYGQLLVLKAPEGSEYSIEKGWFGIEYRPYMVKRLIGKPGDRIELREGEVYLNGEKIPEPYIKTARGADSMPEVTLKSDEYFVLGDNRSTGSSVDSRYYGPVKFRDLAGPVVPLF, from the coding sequence GTGCTGAAGCGTTTCCTGAAAGAATGGGTCCTCCTGACCTTTTTGCCCCTCTACCTGCTTCTGACTTTTGTGGTGACCTTTGGAACCGTCAGTGGAGACAGCATGGCCCCCACACTGCATGAAGGTGAGCGTGTGCTGGTCCTGAAGTATGCCAGATGGTTCTCTGCCTGGGGCCTGTCCCGTTCTTTTCCACAATACGGCCAGTTGCTGGTGCTCAAAGCCCCTGAGGGGAGCGAATACTCCATCGAGAAGGGCTGGTTTGGCATCGAATACCGCCCTTACATGGTCAAACGCCTGATCGGAAAACCTGGAGACCGCATCGAACTCCGGGAAGGGGAGGTGTACCTGAACGGCGAAAAAATCCCCGAGCCTTACATCAAAACGGCCCGGGGCGCAGACAGCATGCCTGAGGTGACCCTCAAATCAGATGAATATTTTGTGCTGGGAGACAATCGCTCCACTGGCAGCAGTGTGGATTCCAGGTATTACGGTCCTGTGAAGTTCAGGGATCTGGCAGGGCCTGTGGTTCCTCTGTTCTGA
- the ruvA gene encoding Holliday junction branch migration protein RuvA has protein sequence MIAYLEGTVKATRESAVIVLCAGVGYEVFVARPTLDKCKPGDTIELFTRMVVREDSMTLYGFHHVDLQQMFDILTGVSGVGPKLALAMLSQLPINVLAGAILDGDSKLLSSVSGVGKRTAERLVLELQGKIPEQLRAGSTGKKAAVQRNPNERDAIDALIALGYREVHVRTVVSELTSENPEATTDLLIRKGLSKLK, from the coding sequence GTGATTGCTTACCTCGAAGGAACCGTCAAAGCCACTCGGGAAAGCGCTGTGATTGTGCTGTGCGCAGGGGTGGGGTACGAGGTCTTTGTGGCCCGTCCCACACTCGACAAATGCAAACCCGGAGACACCATCGAGCTTTTCACCCGCATGGTGGTCCGTGAAGATTCCATGACGCTGTACGGGTTCCACCATGTGGACCTCCAGCAGATGTTTGATATCCTGACAGGCGTTTCTGGCGTGGGTCCCAAACTGGCCCTGGCCATGCTCTCCCAGCTTCCCATCAATGTGCTGGCAGGGGCCATTCTGGATGGGGACAGCAAACTCCTCTCCAGCGTGTCCGGGGTGGGAAAACGCACGGCTGAGCGTCTGGTGCTGGAATTGCAGGGCAAGATCCCTGAACAGCTTCGCGCAGGGAGCACGGGCAAGAAGGCCGCTGTGCAGCGCAACCCAAATGAAAGAGATGCCATTGATGCCCTGATTGCACTGGGCTACCGTGAAGTTCATGTGCGGACGGTGGTGTCAGAGCTCACTTCAGAGAACCCGGAGGCCACAACAGACCTGTTGATTCGCAAGGGCCTCTCCAAGTTAAAATGA
- a CDS encoding HEAT repeat domain-containing protein encodes MDVLQLFRRITRTTESRPTRPNLMATLFGLGRRNTKSNDTDWSMLEDALGPADAIPSLIKSLESEDRKSRQTALEALEDRLIHQGAFVFEATPHAVPVMVKALENEDLLDRYAIVRMLIKIGHGVSVFEQFDQSDALQDAMKQQLNTPEMMEQRKRNDEWVQNAHRAVRGAVPAIEKLLLSSDRRLRSWATFFLGEFGVEDPRILAALMGIMRSDTNSHVRATGAFAVSRGTPAPVVAGEIKNALDKEGHPLTRLVMAMSLARLLKEYTPEEVEQSIVKALVEPEMVEEAYADLPWVQNKLHVDVIACLSILGEEALQRTLNALSASDKDTATASVKPLLNRLLMSVFYKRPKQTPEALTLRQKQTIMYLTSHKNLWSEHYESSLKDILKAFKLPTDRMELIQYVGMTPSA; translated from the coding sequence GTGGACGTACTTCAACTCTTCAGACGAATCACGCGCACGACAGAGAGTCGGCCCACCAGACCCAATCTGATGGCCACGCTCTTTGGACTGGGGCGCAGAAACACCAAGTCCAACGATACCGACTGGTCAATGCTCGAAGACGCACTTGGTCCTGCGGACGCCATTCCCAGCCTGATCAAATCCCTGGAATCTGAAGACCGCAAGAGTCGACAGACTGCCCTGGAAGCGCTGGAAGACCGCTTGATCCACCAGGGTGCCTTCGTGTTCGAGGCCACCCCCCACGCCGTCCCAGTGATGGTCAAGGCGCTGGAGAATGAAGACCTGCTCGACCGCTATGCGATTGTTCGCATGCTGATCAAGATCGGTCACGGCGTCAGCGTTTTCGAACAGTTCGACCAGTCCGATGCATTGCAAGACGCAATGAAGCAACAACTCAACACCCCCGAGATGATGGAGCAGCGCAAACGCAACGACGAATGGGTGCAAAATGCCCACCGTGCCGTGCGTGGTGCTGTTCCTGCCATCGAGAAGCTGCTGTTGTCCTCTGACCGCCGCTTGCGGTCCTGGGCCACCTTCTTCCTCGGTGAATTCGGTGTGGAAGACCCCCGCATCCTGGCTGCCCTGATGGGCATCATGCGCAGCGACACCAACTCCCATGTGCGCGCCACTGGTGCATTTGCGGTTTCCCGTGGCACCCCCGCTCCTGTGGTTGCTGGTGAAATCAAGAACGCTCTGGACAAAGAAGGCCACCCTCTCACCCGTCTGGTGATGGCCATGAGCCTGGCCCGACTCCTCAAGGAATACACCCCTGAAGAAGTCGAGCAGTCCATCGTCAAGGCCCTCGTGGAACCCGAAATGGTCGAAGAAGCCTACGCTGACCTCCCCTGGGTGCAGAACAAACTGCACGTGGATGTCATCGCCTGCCTCTCCATCCTCGGTGAAGAAGCCCTGCAGCGCACCCTCAATGCCCTCTCTGCTTCCGACAAGGACACCGCCACGGCCAGCGTGAAGCCCCTCCTCAACCGCCTGCTGATGTCCGTGTTCTACAAGCGTCCCAAGCAGACCCCCGAGGCCCTCACCCTGCGCCAGAAGCAGACCATCATGTACCTGACCAGCCACAAAAACCTGTGGAGTGAGCACTACGAGTCCAGCCTGAAAGACATCCTCAAGGCCTTCAAACTCCCCACAGACCGCATGGAACTGATCCAGTACGTCGGCATGACCCCGAGCGCCTGA
- the lysS gene encoding lysine--tRNA ligase — protein MSQELHEQTVARLKNQKALIEMGFEAYPYTYPQTHHSQDILKKYTEVEPGQQWPEDTYALAGRLTNLRVMGGAAFGDLQDEKGKVQIYFNKKEVPHFAAVKHLDLGDIVGVKGYPFVTKTGQVTLHVTEWQPLLKSLHPLPSSYYGLQNIETRYRQRYLDLMVNQDVRETFKLRSRIVRFIRNFLDDRDFMEVEGPTIQAIAGGTEAKPFVTHHNALSHDFFLRIALELHLKRLLVGGFERVYEIGRVYRNEGIDQTHNPEFTMLELYWAYVDYEDIMKLVEELFSALAVAVKGSTEFEIYGQQVNWSAPFARVDYVGSLREKVPDLDFDPLDLPKLREFCDARYPQWKKVPDYKLLDKLFGEYVEPGLVNPTFVIHHPLVISPLAKKHRSLEGVTERFELFGMGFELANAFSELNDALDQRQRFESQTQRREAGDDEAHEQDEDFLTALEYGMPPAGGLGIGIDRLVMLLTDKESIRDVLLFPLMKPEKHKAAHEEASQDPSEEQG, from the coding sequence ATGTCGCAGGAATTGCACGAACAGACCGTGGCGCGCCTCAAGAACCAGAAGGCGCTGATTGAAATGGGCTTTGAAGCCTACCCTTACACTTATCCCCAGACGCACCACAGCCAGGACATCCTGAAAAAATACACCGAAGTGGAGCCCGGACAGCAGTGGCCCGAGGACACTTACGCTCTGGCAGGGCGTCTCACCAACCTGCGGGTGATGGGGGGGGCGGCCTTCGGAGACCTGCAGGATGAGAAGGGCAAAGTGCAGATTTACTTCAACAAGAAAGAAGTGCCCCACTTTGCTGCAGTGAAGCACCTCGACCTTGGGGACATTGTGGGTGTGAAGGGTTACCCCTTCGTGACCAAGACCGGTCAGGTGACCCTGCATGTGACCGAGTGGCAGCCCCTGCTGAAAAGCCTGCATCCTCTGCCCAGCTCCTACTACGGTCTGCAGAACATCGAGACCCGTTACCGCCAGCGCTACCTGGACCTGATGGTCAATCAGGATGTGCGGGAAACCTTCAAACTCCGCTCCAGAATTGTGCGTTTCATCCGGAACTTCCTGGATGACCGGGATTTCATGGAAGTGGAAGGTCCCACCATTCAGGCCATCGCAGGGGGCACAGAGGCCAAGCCTTTCGTGACCCACCACAATGCCCTGTCCCATGATTTCTTCCTGCGCATTGCACTGGAGCTGCACCTCAAGCGCCTGCTGGTGGGTGGTTTCGAGCGGGTCTACGAGATTGGCCGTGTGTACCGCAATGAGGGCATCGACCAGACCCACAACCCCGAGTTCACCATGCTGGAGCTGTACTGGGCTTACGTGGACTACGAGGACATCATGAAGCTCGTGGAAGAGTTGTTCTCTGCGCTCGCTGTGGCCGTGAAAGGCAGCACCGAGTTTGAGATCTACGGTCAGCAGGTCAACTGGTCTGCACCCTTTGCACGGGTGGATTATGTCGGCAGCCTGAGAGAGAAAGTGCCGGATCTGGACTTTGATCCCCTGGATCTGCCAAAACTCCGCGAGTTCTGCGATGCCCGTTACCCCCAGTGGAAGAAAGTGCCGGACTACAAGCTGCTGGACAAACTTTTCGGGGAGTACGTCGAGCCTGGCCTAGTGAACCCCACCTTCGTGATTCACCACCCCCTGGTGATCAGCCCTCTGGCCAAGAAGCACCGCAGCCTGGAAGGGGTCACAGAGCGCTTTGAACTCTTCGGCATGGGCTTTGAGCTGGCCAACGCCTTCAGTGAGCTCAACGACGCTCTGGATCAACGCCAGCGCTTTGAAAGCCAGACCCAGCGCCGCGAAGCCGGAGACGATGAGGCCCACGAGCAGGACGAGGACTTCCTCACCGCTCTGGAGTACGGAATGCCCCCTGCAGGAGGACTGGGCATTGGAATTGACCGTCTGGTGATGCTGTTGACCGACAAGGAAAGCATCCGTGACGTGCTGCTGTTCCCCCTGATGAAGCCTGAAAAGCACAAAGCAGCCCACGAAGAGGCCAGCCAGGACCCTTCTGAAGAACAGGGCTGA
- a CDS encoding CTP synthase — MKYIFVTGGVVSSLGKGVVTSSLGALLRARGYKVTAVKIDPYINIDAGTMRPYEHGEVFVTAGGSETDLDIGNYERFLDMDIPEGSNITTGQVYQTVIRKERAGEYLSQTVQVIPHITDEIKYRIRTAGERAGAEIVIVEVGGTVGDIESTPFLEAIRQMRFDEGVENTMFVHVTLVPYLETSHEFKTKPTQHSVATLRSVGISPDAIIVRSKVELPQDIAKKIALFTSVMPGRVFTSYDVANIYELPIAFEEQGLGRVVEKQLELEKVTPNLSVWQNAVQVMKRPGNEVKIAIAGKYTAMPDAYKSLLESLEHAAIANNARLNVKWVNTEEVTEGDIAEHFEGTDAILVPGGFGIRGIEGKIRTARYARENKIPYLGICLGMQIAVIEYARSICKLEQANSSEFDQYSPHQVIGLMPEQLEVEGMGGTMRLGDWPMKVEAGTKLGEIYSVPNGGTVMERHRHRYEVNPEYVQQLKDAGLVISGVTPGIKSRGAGLVEAIELKDHPFFVALQSHPEFKSRPMRPSPPFKAFVAAALRHQGKDQVEA; from the coding sequence ATGAAATACATCTTCGTGACAGGCGGCGTGGTTTCCAGCCTTGGCAAGGGCGTGGTCACCAGTTCACTCGGGGCACTGCTGCGTGCCCGGGGCTACAAGGTCACTGCTGTCAAAATCGACCCTTACATCAACATCGATGCAGGCACCATGCGTCCCTACGAGCACGGTGAGGTGTTTGTGACTGCCGGGGGAAGTGAGACCGACCTCGACATCGGGAACTACGAGCGTTTCCTCGACATGGACATTCCTGAGGGGTCCAACATCACCACCGGTCAGGTGTACCAGACCGTGATTCGCAAGGAGCGTGCTGGCGAGTACCTGTCCCAGACCGTGCAGGTGATTCCCCACATCACCGATGAGATCAAATACCGCATTCGTACGGCTGGAGAGCGTGCCGGTGCAGAGATTGTGATTGTGGAGGTTGGCGGAACCGTCGGGGACATCGAGAGCACCCCCTTCCTTGAGGCGATCCGCCAGATGCGCTTCGATGAGGGTGTTGAAAACACCATGTTTGTGCATGTGACGCTGGTGCCTTACCTGGAAACCAGCCATGAGTTTAAAACCAAGCCCACCCAGCACAGCGTGGCCACCCTGCGCAGCGTCGGCATTTCTCCCGATGCCATCATTGTGCGATCCAAGGTGGAACTGCCCCAGGACATCGCCAAGAAAATTGCCCTGTTCACCAGTGTGATGCCGGGTCGGGTGTTCACCAGTTATGACGTTGCCAACATCTACGAGCTTCCCATTGCCTTTGAAGAGCAGGGTCTGGGCCGTGTGGTGGAGAAGCAACTTGAACTGGAGAAGGTCACTCCAAATCTGAGTGTGTGGCAGAACGCCGTGCAGGTCATGAAGCGTCCTGGCAATGAGGTGAAGATTGCCATTGCAGGCAAGTACACCGCCATGCCTGATGCTTACAAGAGCCTGCTTGAGTCCCTGGAGCATGCGGCCATTGCCAACAATGCCCGCCTGAACGTCAAGTGGGTCAACACCGAAGAGGTGACCGAGGGGGACATCGCCGAGCACTTTGAAGGCACCGACGCCATTCTGGTTCCCGGTGGGTTCGGCATCCGTGGGATTGAAGGGAAGATCCGCACGGCCCGCTATGCCCGTGAAAACAAAATTCCCTACCTGGGGATCTGCCTCGGGATGCAGATTGCGGTGATCGAGTACGCCCGCAGCATCTGCAAACTGGAACAGGCCAACTCCAGCGAGTTTGACCAGTACAGCCCCCATCAGGTGATCGGTCTGATGCCCGAGCAGCTTGAAGTGGAAGGCATGGGGGGCACCATGCGTCTGGGCGACTGGCCGATGAAGGTCGAAGCTGGCACCAAACTGGGAGAGATCTACAGTGTGCCCAATGGGGGCACCGTGATGGAACGCCACCGTCACCGCTATGAGGTGAATCCCGAGTACGTGCAGCAGCTGAAAGATGCGGGTCTGGTGATTTCTGGCGTGACCCCTGGCATCAAGAGCCGTGGGGCGGGCCTGGTGGAGGCCATTGAATTGAAAGACCATCCTTTCTTTGTGGCCTTACAGTCCCACCCTGAATTCAAATCCCGTCCGATGCGTCCCAGCCCTCCGTTTAAAGCGTTTGTGGCTGCTGCCCTGCGCCATCAGGGCAAGGATCAGGTCGAAGCGTAA
- a CDS encoding succinate dehydrogenase iron-sulfur subunit, whose product MKVTVKVQRYNPEKDKKPTWQSFAVECEPGDRVLDLLNHIKWYMDSTLTYRRSCAHGICGSDAMLINGRNRLACKILVKDLTKEGGTITVEPIRGLKVERDLLVDMEPFFDAYRAVMPFFINDDPAPAGERLQSVEDRAIFDEGTKCILCACCTTSCPIFWVNGRYLGPASIVQAHRFIFDSRDKGSDQRLKVLNQNTGVWRCRTAYNCTEACPRDIPITELIEEVKRAVLYQKV is encoded by the coding sequence ATGAAAGTCACCGTCAAAGTTCAGAGATACAACCCAGAGAAAGACAAAAAGCCAACCTGGCAGTCTTTCGCTGTGGAATGTGAACCAGGAGACCGGGTGCTGGACCTCCTCAACCACATCAAGTGGTACATGGACTCCACCCTGACCTACCGCCGCAGCTGTGCCCACGGCATTTGCGGAAGCGACGCCATGCTGATCAACGGCAGAAACCGCCTCGCCTGCAAAATTCTGGTGAAAGACCTCACCAAAGAAGGCGGCACCATCACCGTCGAGCCCATCCGTGGCCTCAAGGTGGAGCGCGACCTGCTGGTCGACATGGAACCCTTCTTCGACGCCTACCGCGCCGTGATGCCCTTCTTCATCAACGATGATCCCGCCCCCGCAGGAGAGCGCCTGCAGAGTGTGGAAGATCGGGCCATCTTCGATGAAGGCACCAAGTGCATCCTGTGCGCCTGCTGCACCACCTCCTGCCCCATCTTCTGGGTCAACGGACGTTACCTCGGTCCAGCCAGCATCGTGCAGGCCCACCGTTTCATCTTCGACTCCCGTGACAAGGGCAGTGACCAGCGCCTGAAAGTGCTCAACCAGAACACGGGCGTGTGGCGTTGCCGCACCGCCTACAACTGCACCGAAGCCTGCCCCAGAGACATCCCCATCACCGAACTGATCGAGGAAGTCAAACGCGCAGTGCTGTACCAGAAAGTCTGA